tttcatttcgtcaTTGTTACATCCAGGAGTAACCCCTCTAGAATAATAAATCCCACCTACGACGCTCGTATTAATTTAAAACATAATTTTGTAGCtaattttttccgaaattcTCTTAATCTTTCACTCAGTTgaagagaattgaaaatatgacaaAAGCCTGTGGGTAATTTTTTGTCCGACGTTAAGTTACCCTCGAAGTATTATCTCTCTTTTACCGCGTGCATTTAGTTTAATTCGCGGAGGAGTTGGCaacttctcaaatttttacgagCATAATATATAACGCGTTAAATAATTGCCTGCACAGGTTgtgaagttaaaaaattcatacagcCTTTCCTCAAGAGCcagtagaagaagaaaacaaaagttttCTAAATTAGATGCGCAACTAGAACAAAAGCTCGTAGCTTGTGAgctaaattcataattttcaaacctgTTTAACGAGATGTAAATTAAAATGTGATACGCTACAGGGTAAGAAagtctttgaaaaattaattgtcaaccataaaaaaaaaaaaagggaaagggGAACAAAAAACTAGAACGCAAAATAAGAATGGAGCGAAGAAAGGAAGTAGGGAATTTATTTTGCTCTCAGAAAAGATACACTCTAATATCGTAACTAGAACCGATTTCTTGTTTATTTCTCACGAACTATTTAACCACCGTTAGGAAGTCGGCGTCCTCGAAGACTATTTGTACTCGACGCAATTGTCACATCGACAAAATCACGTGCTAACACAGTCAATGGAGAGGACAGCACTCTGATTGATACTGCTAATACGCTAGCTCAACTCATTAGTACCGATTTGAGTCGAGGATGAATCGCCAGCGTTGGTATCTCGATTGGTTCAGTCTTGTTCGAGTCATCGGCCATGTCCGTTCTTTACGAGAAGGTGTTTCCGGTTTGTTACATACCGCTGAAAATTCTCTTGAAAATATGCTTAACGGCGACGATTGCTGCACTCCTGCTGTTACCGTGCGTATTTTTTCTCGACGCAAGAACGCCGTTGATGCtgcgaaaaaataaagagaacgCGAGCCTTGGGGAGCGGAAATTGAAGACCGTTTTATACTGGACAAAAATGTTCGGCAATAAAAGCTTCTATTTCGGTGAAGGTGACGTATTTCGTGACTGTCCTATATCAGCGTGCCGCGCGACTCACGATCGGAAATCGCTGAGGGTTCAGGATTTCGACGCTGTTTTATTTCACGGGATACAAACGAACGCCTCCGATCTTCCCCCGGTCAGGTCACAGtgtcaaaaatatattttcgttCTTATGGAGCCGCCCGCGAATTGGGGATTGGACGCCGCCTTCATCCCGGACCAATTTTACAACTGGACCATGACCTACCGCCGAGATTCGGACATTCCTAGGCCTTACGGATACGTTATTCACTCCGCCACAAACACACCCTTGTATCCCTTTGGAACGGGAACTCTGCACGACCTGGCGGACAATGTAGTTATTTATGGGAATCTTCCTTCGACAAAAAATCACACCTACAGGCTCGAAGGTACTTATGAAACGTATCATTATTACAATTAGCCGAGAAATTTTTCCACGCCTGTTGGTTTCGATAACGATCGCGAGTTTGCTCAATTCATGGCAACGACTTTTTTCACTCGTTTTATATTTACtgaatcgaatgaaaataaggTTGGCCGGGGGAAATCTTGTTCGTTACAATGCTGGCTCTGgggtaattatttttcacgataaaTAACCCGAGATTTCATTAATCAACAGAACAAAGGAGAGCTTTACGGTTGACCCAACGACGAACTGGCGTTCTGAGTGTCATTTAAGTTTGACCAAAGTTTCATCTCGTCCGACCCGGAGCCCGACCTTAACGTAATCTAATCTAACCGCAATTCCGTGATTGATTTGTGCTCCTCGTATCACGACAGGTAAACGAGTCGCGGCTGCTTGGTTCGTATCTCACTGTCGGACGGCCAGTTCTCGAGAGCGTTACGCGTCCGAGCTTCGGAGGTACGTCGAGGTCGACATCTTCGGGAGATGCGGCGATCGCCGTTGTCCGATGAACAATGTGAAATGCTACGATATGCTGGAGGCCCGCTACTACTTTTATCTCGCATTCGAGAACTCCTTGTGCCAGGATTACGTTACGGAGAAATTGTACAAGGTGATGAACTACGATGTTGTACCAGTCGTCTACGGGGCCGCGAACTACACGGAATTCGCACCCCCCGGTTCCTACATAAACGTGGCCGACTTTGAGGGCCCTGCTCACCTGGCAAAACACCTTCGCTACCTCATGAACAACCCGCAAGAATACGCCAAGTACTTCTGGTGGAAGGAACACTTCTTCATCGACCTAAGTCATCGCGTCACGTTGTGCAATATGTGCGCTATGCTCCACGACGAGAAAAGTCTCGCCGTTTCCGTTATTTCAGGACTAAAGAAATGGTGGTCGCGAAAAAGATGTCAGGATCctgtagaattttttaaaaatacaacCTTGCCCAGGCaataaatttctctttcattattCTTCACGCTGTCATTTTGCGCAATTTTACGGGTATCGCTGTACCGGAAGCTCGCGGCTCTGAAGTGTGAGAGGTGAGTGGCTGCGGGTAAAGGGCGTTGTCTCGCATTCGTCGAACAAATATCGGCTTATCGACGTCATATCATGTTCAACACGGTTACAGTGTTACTCCGCTCGGGTCCGTTTCACCTCGCCGCTTCGAAGGGAGACCAGAGATTCGCGTATAGATCCTGTATCGTTAATTACCGAAAACCAATTTGGCCAGTGATTACCGATTGGTACGGTTATCGGTGTTACACTACCCCTGCGCCCTTCCCTCCCTGCTCAACCTCTGCCAATACTCACTATCAAGCCCCCGTGGCTTCCCGTATTCACCCTAATAGCTTTGCCCAGATATAACGGTTTAGCGATGACTATTTCGCTTTGgaacttggaaaaattagctcTCCGTTACGAGGGAATCAAGCGGTAGGTATCGCTAATCAAGAGCCACATTCAACTGCTACCGTTGATAATGGACTAGAGTTTCAAAAATCGTTGCGCGATCCAAAAAAAAGCAAACCGAATGATTTTTCCGAAAGGTAAcgcaatttttcgaaaagttacGTACAACGTATCTGAATTGCtactttatttattaatcGAAGTTCACAGACTCTGACCCCATTAATATCGTCGAGTGTTTTCCACTGCCAAATTCTACGATCGTTTTAAAGAACAGAGCGAATCACGATCCTTTTGTACGGTGTATATGATGACGAAGAATCTACGAAGGTTGGATAAAATTCAAGAATGGTTGgtgaattctcattttaaGATCAGCAGCTAGAAGCTGGGACGTGAGCACAGAAAAAATACACGTATAAATTCTGGTAGCAGGGGTGGAGTATGGATGTAGGAGATGGAGCGGCGATGCGGGCTCAGCGTGGATTTCGACGCTGGGACCGTCCCAGAGCCGAGTCTTTATATAAAAATGGCTTTTCCATGTCCGTGGAACCCCGCGACTTGCCCACAACTTCCCCTCGGTTTTACCCCGAAGCCGAAGAGCTCCGTTCTCGTCGTCCCCATCCTCCTCTTCTCCATTCCGCCGTGTTCCTTTTGCCCGTCGCGTCGAGGGTGAGCGAGTGGGGGATGAAGTATAAAAGTGAGAGAAAACAGAAAACTCGACGAACGGTCAAGCGGACAAGCGGACAGAGGAATGGACGGTCAACCGCACCAATTAACGGCCCTACAAATCGGACCATTACTTCGGCCACGCGTTATACGTGAAATAAGGTCGGTTCTTCGCGTGCCGCGCACTGACAACGAGAGAATCGAATCCGTGAACGATGCCCGTTATTTTTCAAGGGTGAAAACTGTCGGTGAACACAATTAAAAGCATTGGCATCAACTCTTCGATCCACCGCTGGAGAAAGGCTGATTGGATGCTTGTGCGTGGAAAGGGTATAAAAACTAGACGAGCTGATTAAACCGAAGTGATTTTGTTTTCGATCGAATCGAATGCTGATTAGTTTCTAGTCACGGTGATCAGCTACAGGCTGCTATATCGTCGGAAGGATTTTGGTTCGATGGAAAATCAGGTAtaactcgtaaaaaaaattttatacgtttCAGTCGAACGCTGCAGTTCTCATGCGTTTCAAATATCACCGTGTtatcgaaaaacaaaagaaaacttttcccaGAATTCGCGTTGAGGAGAAACTTGAGCTTCTGGAGCTTGGCGATTGGTACTTTTCACATCACGAACGCGGTGCAAGGATACCAGACGATCCCAGATATTCAACTCGTTCGAACAAGTAGATTGCAGGTATGTCCGCACTTAAAGCAATGGCATCTAGTTCAGCAATAGGTATCGCTGCAAGCCAGTagggaataaaatttgattcgaCACTCGCGGtctttcgttgaaattttttaacagatCTGTCGTTTATTCCACGGTGAATTTTCCTAGTACGTATGAAAAGGTCGGCGCAAAGTTTTATCCCCGCagtttcttcgtcttctttctAATCGTCTTCTtttgtctgaaaaaaatttttctccacctCTTTACACATTTCTGAACACACGGTATTTCAGTCTATTTTATATTCTTGGCGACAATTTAGCACGTTTTGTGGTGATTTCGGTATACATGCAGgttaaaatatgaataaaaccTTTCGCAACTTTCCGCTCTACGAAGTATAAGttagatatgtatgtatgtacatacatacacacgtatCTCAGCCAACAGGAACCAGTGCAGTACAATAACTCGAAATCACGCTCACCTGACTTCACGCGACTACTTCAGCGGTTGGAACAGGAGAAAAACTAACAATAGAGAAAATCCCCCAgtgatgagagagagagagagagagagagagagagaaagatggaGCGACAAAACAGAGGAATGGTACGGGTGCAGCGAGGGAATGAGACGGAGCTGGCTATCTCAGAAAATTATGTTAGTCCTATCTCAAGCTGAAAGGAGAAACGAGGATGGGATGGTGGGATGAGAGATAAAAGATAAAAGATAAGAGATGGGAGATAAGCGATAGCTGAAATAAAAGGAACCCGCTGCATCGGTGCCGGCCTCGAACTTAGCGCCGTGTGGACACCGGAGGAATAGAAATATTACCGTCGGTATTACCCGCACCCCTACCCGCAGTGTTCACCTCCGCCCATTCTTCTCATCCCGGCGAGGTGATCGACCTTTTCCAGTTTCCCTTTCCCCGAGCTTTTTTCACCCTACACTGTATCCGGCTCGCGAGAAATAGCCGTATAAATTGATTTTCCGCGGCAACAGAGAACCTGCAGAGCTTGAAAATCgtatattataaaatcaaTACGTTTGCTTATACCGTggggaaaaaatctgaaatatctCGAGAATTGACGCGCGCGCTTTTAGAGTCGCAGGAGTCGGTGCATTGCAGCTCTGCGAAAGAGAGCAGCTGCTAGATGACCCATTCTTAAATTTATGACGGAGTTTATGATGTCTGGAACTGTATAAAGTGGAATTGGAACTGCGCCACGCGACTTTATAGTAGAGTCGTTGCAAATTGGCCATAGCATAACTCACACAACTCTAgacgatgaaagaaaaaatcgattaaatTCATGAAACGTCCTGATTCCCTGCTCCATGATCCACTCTCACGAAAAATACGTAACCTAATGGATTGTTGTGACATACTATGTATATCCATTGGTTCAGGAATATATAGTAATCCTTAATAATACTGTGGAAGTGGTGCGAGATTCAAGATTGATTTCGATCACGAATATGATGCACGAAAGTGAAAGACGTATACCGATCTGGGGGGTAAGTTTTCAGAGGGTGTTAACTGATGGTGCCGTTGCTACTTGCAGGTATCGAGGTGCGTACTTTTTTAGTGAATTGTAGTAGCAATTCTTGAAGGGTCGTCGTCGAAGTATAAGTAGAATTTGACTGAGTACTGGTTTACCTTCGAAGAAGGTGACCGTCACTCGTCAGCGATGGCCAAATATCGCATGGCGCGAAAGTTGTCGATAATCACGAGTAAAGGTGCGTCGCACGGATTGAGCGATACCTTGGCGGAATCGCTTCTGCAGGGGTTGGAAACAGTTGTTGGGCCGACTCGGCGATGAGCACTCGCTCACCCTCCGATCCTTAGCGGTGACCGAAATGAGCCCCTCACATACTGGGACGAACGCCGCGCCGACATCCATTGCTTTATTATCGCGGCCCCAGGGCCGTGACTAGGGGCTCGGCTAAAGCGTGCCTACGAATATCTAGCCATGGCGTATTCCCCGGGAGTGTGCGTGAGCGAGTGAGCATTTATAGGCACGCCGTGCACGCACACGATCACAGACAACGTCTAGGTAAGTACGGCGAGCTAGCAGCTGTTGCGAACGCAATTTTCCCTCATATAAATCTTCCGAGTTACGATATTGAATTAAACGTTCGCTCCGGATCGCTGTATCGAGCGAGGAAATCCCCCGAGTCTTATCGACCCGATTTTTTGTCGTCTCATAGCGTCATTTAATGCGGCAATCAAACCCGAAgtcgtggaaaaaaatttacctccCCCACATGTGGCCcctgaagaaaaaagtagTGGCTACCTTCtcgatgatataaaaaaaatgaacaattagatttaaaaaaaaaattaaaaaaaaaaaaaaacacagactGAATCGGGTGTTTCGTATTTGAGACCGTCTGAAATATACAcctttgttattaatttttaccgaagaAGCGTTATATTTCACGGTATTGAACTGTCTGTCCTTTGTCCAACAGCTTATATTGCAAAACAGTATGGAAGAATTGATTTATCATCAGCAATGCTGTATAGCGATAGAAATAAAACATCGGGTTAagtttttttctgtattattttttgtccccctccccccctgaATCGTTCAAAGTGAATCCCAACTCCGAGAAGGTGCGGGGCTGGTTTAACTCCCAACGGTTTTTGTCTGCCGAGTAAAGTTCGGCGAAGGGACTCAGACTATCGCGAAAGTCATTACTACAGCTTGCCTGGTTGCTTTTCGAAGTCCTCGTCTTCGCAgagacatatatatatatatatattgtatatatactaCGCATGTAcacatttatataaattttcccACTTCACCGCGCTAAAAAGTTTTACTAAACACTCGGCGTTCGCGACGGGGAGTCCGCCAGGCTTATGTCCAACGTCTAGTCTCTGTATAAGTTCCTTCTACCAGGTGAAGTCGCACAATCCTTCAGCGCACCCTCAACTTATCCCTCAATTTATGGCTATCGGGCTGATCGACGCGTGTCCGACTGCATCGGCGACTCCTCCGGAGTCCAGAGCCTCGGAGTATCGGCTGTAACTTACCTGTTACGCTCGTACCATCCGAATCCATATCTCACCGGCACCCCTTGGCCGTTCCTCGTCCTCTGACGTCTATCCTCCTCCCTCTCGCGCCCCTTGTCCTCGCCGCCTTTTACAGCTTCGTAATTGTTTTTCCACCATCAACTGCTTTGCGCTCCCCCATCGCGGGACACGCCGCGAAAGGGAAGCAAAAATGTGCGTCTGGTTGCGCCCCGCGACGACCCAAGGGACGTGGGGAAGCTGAGCTCAAGCAGTAACTCACGTAATACGCGGTAAACACCCCGCCTCGACCTCGGCGGAAATCCCCTTGGCTCACCCCCGAGCCTCATCTCGCACCAGTAAATACTTTGCCTATATTACGTGTACGGATACGTCCTACTTACGTCCTACGATGCACGCGCCCGATACCGCGACCTCCGCGTCGGCTTCATCGGTCGTAAAACTCCGCCTGCGGGTGACGAAAGAAAGATTTATCCAGGCGCTcgtatttatttgaaaaccCCTTTGACGACGCCTTTCGGCATTTGAATCCGACAAGATTTTATTCGCAGCCACTGTCTCCAGTGACGAAATACGGTAGGTATACTAATCGCGTTTAAAAGCCAAGACAAGAGCCTgaaacgatcagctgattgTTTCGTTCGGCGCCATATTGGAAAACTCAAGAGTCCGGATAGGCGggtgcaaaaattttcaatcttacGACTATGTGCAGAAATGAGCAGAGCGTAAAGTGAGAGCGACGCGTTTCATCCTCTGGGGAAAATAAGTTGCAACTTTACCGGTGAGTTTTACCTAGGTGTAAAAGTGCATCGGTCTTCGTGCAGGGGAATATCTTCCGCCCGAGCTTCCGTGTCGGCTTCCCTATGCTCTGCACTATGAAAGTGGGCTAAGGATGAGTTATGACGTTGTGAAATATTGCGGAACAGATATGATCTGGAGTTTATATGGTCTAGTCGGTGGGCTTAGACCGAAAGTCAAGCTAGTCGCGATGCTCGTATGAACAGCGTTTGAGCGTAGCCGTGAATACAGAGCGCTGaagataataaatatttttacagaatGGATAGCTCAGACCTGCCTGCAACTATGAATAGAATTGCATTTTGTTTGCAAGATTGTTTGAATCggcttttttattttcactattGTTTTACTCTCGGCTAACCTGTTGCATTACACAAGTTGACCAAATAAAAAGTTCATCGCTCTGTAGTAATTTTCTATTGGGGAAAAAGCGCCTCGCTGaggtgtaaaaattgaaaaattttccacttaCTCTCTGCAAAGTCGAGTTGAGTGAAATCGTATTTCGCTCCATCAAGTCACTGCATTGTTCGTTTAACCTTTCCACGTCGTATTATTTCATCACCTAATTATAACTGCAGATTTAGCTAATCGTGGTAGACAGCGTAATTTAATCTCTCGAAGTAAAATATAATGATCGGGTAGGGGGATCTTTTTATAAATACCTACGTTGAAACGGAAAGGAAATACgatcttcgttttttttctggtACAAGAGGTATAACAGTTACTCCAATTATGAGTACctagagaatatttttttatttccttattaTTCGGTATTTCTCAATGACGATTTTTCGTATTCGTTAATTGGTAATACAAAACTTAAAGTTCTTATGCAAATATATCATCTTTTCATTTGGCAATATCATCTCCAGGTCCACAGTCTACGATCTAAGGTGATGATTTTCCACCTAAGTCTCAAGTATATTTCCTCACATGATAACagttattatacgtgtataaggTTTGAGAATCATTGACTTTCCTCTGACACTTTTTTAAAGTTGTTAGTTTTTCTCTCCGCACCAGTTGAACCAAAAGCCGTTCAAGATGGATTCAAGAAGTTCGGAAAACACGGCTGTCATGAGAACATAGGAAAGAGCGCCGGAAGGCATAAGCTTTTACACCGCAGATCATCGGATAGACCGAAAGCGACCCCCGGGTCTTCGGGAAGTATCAACTTCGAGGTCGTTGAAATAGGGGAAAGTAGATGCGCAATAAAAGACATTAACGGCGATCCCGCCCGCGGCGTCACTCCGAGAGGATGGGAATGAGGACGAACTTTTTTTATGGTGCAAGGTATATCTTCGCCGCGGCGAAAAGGGATCCGTCAAATCCGGGAAAAGTCTCTCCCGGCTCTCATACGACTGTCACGCGAAACCATCGGACATTTGACTCTATTAGAGACTTCCCCTCGTCCTGTACTTACACACCTAGGAAACGGGCgtcgcgtcgcggcgtcgtcCAGTTCTCTCGGATTGGTATTGGGGCTCGTGGGCTACCGCGTGCTGCTGGTTATGTGATGAATGTTGCCTCCAGATAGCGAGAGGACAGACAAGCCCGCGCAGCCCGGGTCGTTGGTTACAGACGCTTCACTAGCCAGCTATGACACATGACCTTTCTTCCCGTGATTAATACCTCCGAGGTGTATCTGCGAGGGGGTGAGATTCACCAACGAGATAAACTCGTCGCAAACCGCGCGTCCCCTCCGCCTGACCCGCCGCTGCTTTTCCCGGTTCATCCCGTAGGAATCCAAGAAATAGTCCTCGTCGTGTCGAAAACACCGTCAATTTGAACAATGCAGTACGAATTGCTGCGAAAAAAGGAGGATGAAATAATGTATCTGACGCGACACGTTTCGTTTTTCCGAATCCTTAAATTCATCCCCCGAAACAAATGTTTCTTTATTCACTTCGGAATTAGAGTTAACGGAGTTATCCAAATATGTGTTGTATTATggattatataaatattcgtATACATAACATTGGCGggttgaaaatgagaaaacggTAGAGCCGGGTCGGCGGGATCGTTTCGGCGAGGCGGTAAGCGAAGAGGAACGAGCGTCGTTTTTGTCGGCGAAACGGACGGTTCCTCGATTTTCTCGTCGGCGAAGAATAGATTCGTTTGGGAGGTAAATTTGAATTCTATCCGCGAAGGGGTCCCGAGGATTGACGTGATTCGCAACACCGAGGGGCTTTTTATTATTGCGAGGGCGTCCTCGACACGGCGTGAGATACAAAAACCTCTCTCGTCATTGAGCTGGGACTGAGCGACGTCTCCTTCTTAATCCTGCCTCTGCACCGCGTGGCAGTCTTCCGCCTTCCCGTTCCTTCTCGCTCCTTTTTCTCCATCGGTTGCGTAAAACTGCGGCAGCTGAAGGGTTGATCCAAACGATGGTAAAAACAGATCGGTCACCGTCATCGGCAAAAAGAAAACTCACTCGGACGATCTGATCGCGTACAGAGacaggggggggggagggaggtgAGCAGGGGAATCCTTAAATCTTTAGCACTTCGCGCCCTTCTTTACCACCGTATAACTTTTACTCCTGGACCCCAACGATTGGCCGGCGCTAAGGGTCGAACGTTTCCGGCAGCGTGTCGCCAACTTTGAGAGacataaaatatttacgagGTGGACATCCCGCATAGCCGGTGTGTCGACTAACTCACCTTACGCATTCGCACCCCGAAAATATTGGGATCAAAGCTAACGGAAAGCTGAAGATTTCTTCGGtagtaaattttcattcgattagCTCGAGTATTTCTCTCGAGATTTAACCCACCTCGGCAAtaacttcttcttctttttcttcttcttttcctgtCAATGACTATCGGGTTCTGCGCCAGGCGGAACGCCTGTGATTACACCTAAGCCCGACTACCAACTACCTTTATAGGTGGAAGAAATCGTGTAACCAGAACACATCGACACATCGCAGGATAGACGAAGACCGGGCGAAAGTTGAAACAATATCGAATTTATCGGTAAGGAACCGGACGCGGGTAGCGTGAGTTACGACTGGGGAAGTCGACGACATTCCAGAAGCTGAGTTACGACCGCGAGCAGACTGAAACTGGCGGGAATGCCGGCGGGCGGCGGGTAACAGAAGCCGCCGAACGGCGGGAGTGACGTAAAACGACGACAACCCGAAATGTGCACCGCCGTGATTGGTTGTCGGAGTTTAGTTGgtaggtatgtatacctaGACATGCACATGAGGGAGAAAAGCCGAAGTCGAAAGCGACTGGCGGAAGTATTTTATGGCTTGGCCAACAATTACGTGATATTTTACGTGTCACTGCCGAGGGAGAGATGAAGCATAgcggggggagggggttgAGGGCTGAAATCCACCCTTGTTCGCCCGGGGGTCACCGGGGGACTTCATTGATATGACAGCCGTTTACGTCTACGCTATACCCTCCAGCGAAAGTCCATTTGCAGTGTTTGTACGGTACTGAACGAGGGGGTGAAGAAGTCTAAGCTATTATCATTGGATTTCACCCCCCGGCTGTAGGCGCCGTTAACAAATCATCTCTGATTCTCCCTACGACCTCGACTAATCTCAATTGCTTCATTGTACTGCCTTCGGAAAAAACTTGTAACTATCTTCGTAGTATAATTGGCGCGGTACGAGCTGCCTCAGAACGACACGTCGGCGCTGTTCAAGGAGCAAGTTAAACTCTACTAAGGctgtatataaaaatttcgaccTATCCTTGGCAACGggttttcttttctcgctTTCTCCTTGACGAGGGGACGATAATGGCGCGCAAGTAATTCATGGATTTGCCGCCGTGAAACAGACCGTGAAACGGTACAGCTCATCTGCATATTGCGTCAACTGCGATTATATTATactctttgtacaaattaAGACGTGGGATATTTTAGAATAACCAGAAATATTCCACACCTTTGtaaatgatgataaaattaaattcattaagaAACAACCCCGAAAACGTAATTGCAACCAGACTGGACCGATTTGATCAACCTTTGTATGACTTTTCTTGCCGTAGagcatgtatataatatactcgAGACAGTTGACCGTGCAAAAGTTCATATTCTTCATAATCTCAGAATCAATCACCGTTACACATTAATTTCGACAAACGTCTCCTATTCCTTTCGTGCTACTCGACGATGTTCCGCGAAGAAAGTTTTCAGGTCCTTTAGCTAGACGAGCTGTGCCGAGTGGAAAGCTCCGGTATAACTACGAAAATCATCGCGGCTCTGTCTCcgttaatatttttcttttccttcccCTGCAGGCTAATAAAATAAACGGTCGTTACATCGGCGAACCCGGAGGGTGAAACCTGGGCACGGTATAAATTCCGCATACATTAACTAGGTCACtttcaattaaaaaactttttcaccccttcGTCCGTGAGGCCGACAAACATTGGCGCTCATTAGAAGAGTTAGCGCCGCGACGTTGGTTCCGGTGCAGGGGGGTCGCCGTCGGTCGCGATGGGTTGCGACGGACCGTGGCGGGCTTTAATAAATTAATCCGAGGAATGGGCGCGCGGCTGTCAGAAACGGTTGGTCGGACCGCGTACCCCGTCGGTGCGAGAAACACCGACAACCCGACAACCGGCTCTGTACCACCATCCCTCCGCAAGCGCACCGACCCCCGACCTCCGCCTCTGCGGGAGGGgatttttcgttattaatCATAAAACCGAGATTACTGCCTGTAATACCCGGGGTGCCGCGTGGTTGTTCGCAAATGGCGGAACATGGGGCTCGGAATAGGATTGGTCAAATGACCTCGATTGACCCTGCGGAACTAACGTCGCAGGCCAGACGCTAATATTCTCTCCCATGCAGGTCGCACGCGTCGTTCGCATccgaaatttatttcagataCCCGTCAGCCCTGTTCTCGTAAGTATGGTTACGCGCgagttttgtttta
The sequence above is drawn from the Neodiprion pinetum isolate iyNeoPine1 chromosome 2, iyNeoPine1.2, whole genome shotgun sequence genome and encodes:
- the LOC138190481 gene encoding alpha-(1,3)-fucosyltransferase C-like is translated as MSVLYEKVFPVCYIPLKILLKICLTATIAALLLLPCVFFLDARTPLMLRKNKENASLGERKLKTVLYWTKMFGNKSFYFGEGDVFRDCPISACRATHDRKSLRVQDFDAVLFHGIQTNASDLPPVRSQCQKYIFVLMEPPANWGLDAAFIPDQFYNWTMTYRRDSDIPRPYGYVIHSATNTPLYPFGTGTLHDLADNVVIYGNLPSTKNHTYRLEGKRVAAAWFVSHCRTASSRERYASELRRYVEVDIFGRCGDRRCPMNNVKCYDMLEARYYFYLAFENSLCQDYVTEKLYKVMNYDVVPVVYGAANYTEFAPPGSYINVADFEGPAHLAKHLRYLMNNPQEYAKYFWWKEHFFIDLSHRVTLCNMCAMLHDEKSLAVSVISGLKKWWSRKRCQDPVEFFKNTTLPRQ